Proteins encoded by one window of Thalassoroseus pseudoceratinae:
- a CDS encoding SGNH/GDSL hydrolase family protein, which yields MFSSLRLRLAALICLAVCSVSMAADKPRVLILGDSISIGYTPYVQKMMEGEAIVKRPMRANGQRAENCSGTTYGVENVERWLKIDGGDWDVIHFNWGLHDMKREDPKTKKPSRNPDHPRQADVETYEKQLRAIVKKLQQSDAKLIFCTTTPVPTGVSPHRDTTDPAKYNTAALKIMKEHDIAVDDLYTFANSRLDDIQRPNNVHFTPDGSKTLAEEVVKSIREALEK from the coding sequence ATGTTTTCGTCGCTGCGATTGCGGTTAGCTGCGTTGATTTGCCTAGCGGTTTGCTCTGTGAGCATGGCCGCTGACAAACCACGAGTGTTGATCCTTGGTGACTCGATCTCCATCGGTTACACGCCCTACGTGCAAAAAATGATGGAAGGCGAAGCCATCGTCAAGCGACCAATGCGGGCGAACGGTCAGCGAGCGGAAAACTGCTCGGGCACTACTTATGGCGTTGAAAATGTCGAGCGGTGGTTGAAAATCGACGGTGGCGATTGGGATGTGATCCACTTCAACTGGGGATTACACGACATGAAACGGGAAGACCCCAAAACCAAGAAGCCTTCTCGCAATCCCGATCATCCACGGCAAGCGGACGTCGAGACCTACGAGAAACAACTGCGGGCCATCGTGAAGAAGTTGCAGCAATCCGATGCGAAACTCATCTTCTGCACGACCACGCCGGTTCCCACTGGTGTCTCGCCACATCGTGACACAACCGATCCCGCAAAATACAATACGGCCGCTTTGAAGATCATGAAGGAACATGACATCGCAGTCGATGATCTCTACACATTCGCCAACTCACGACTCGATGATATTCAACGCCCCAACAACGTGCACTTCACTCCCGACGGATCGAAGACGCTGGCGGAAGAAGTCGTGAAGTCCATTCGCGAAGCGTTGGAGAAGTAA
- a CDS encoding 3-hydroxyacyl-ACP dehydratase FabZ family protein: MRWIWIDRFVEFESGVRAQAIKNVTLAEEHLHDHFPGFPIMPGSLMIEGMAQTGGILLGESNQFRYIVVLAKVPKMQFHSWVQPGDTLVYSTELVDRRDEGGTVTCTAKVGDRLVAEGEIMFAHLKSDDPAIQGIDQKNFVFNSGLMQVFQVGKAGDGSVSPS, from the coding sequence ATGCGTTGGATATGGATTGATCGATTCGTCGAATTTGAAAGCGGCGTCCGGGCGCAGGCAATCAAGAACGTCACCTTGGCCGAAGAGCATTTGCACGATCATTTTCCTGGCTTCCCGATTATGCCGGGGTCACTGATGATCGAAGGCATGGCTCAAACTGGCGGGATATTGTTGGGCGAGTCGAATCAGTTTCGGTACATCGTTGTCTTGGCGAAGGTCCCGAAAATGCAGTTTCATAGCTGGGTTCAGCCTGGCGACACGCTTGTTTATTCCACGGAATTGGTCGACCGCCGCGACGAAGGCGGCACCGTGACCTGTACTGCGAAAGTCGGTGATCGGTTGGTGGCGGAAGGTGAGATCATGTTCGCTCACCTGAAGTCCGACGATCCGGCCATCCAGGGTATTGACCAGAAGAACTTTGTATTCAACTCCGGTTTGATGCAGGTTTTCCAAGTTGGCAAAGCGGGCGATGGGTCCGTTTCGCCGTCGTAA
- a CDS encoding acyl carrier protein, with protein sequence MPSQDEIFSKVQEVLVDALGVDDDEVTLDATLAGDLGAESIDYLDIQFRLDKTFDTQIPREELFAEHVLSANSDYIKDGKVTPEGIEQLRETMPHADIDSFETDPRTENIPNLFTVQMIVNFLDRKLNGDAEVKAA encoded by the coding sequence ATGCCAAGTCAAGACGAGATTTTCTCAAAAGTTCAAGAAGTCCTCGTAGACGCGCTGGGTGTTGACGACGACGAAGTTACCTTGGATGCCACTCTCGCGGGCGATCTGGGGGCGGAATCAATCGATTACCTCGATATTCAGTTCCGTTTGGACAAGACCTTCGACACACAAATCCCTCGCGAAGAACTCTTCGCCGAGCATGTGCTGTCAGCTAATTCAGACTACATCAAAGACGGCAAAGTGACGCCGGAAGGCATTGAGCAATTGCGGGAAACCATGCCGCATGCCGACATCGATTCCTTCGAAACCGATCCTCGCACCGAAAACATCCCAAACTTGTTCACCGTGCAAATGATCGTGAACTTCCTCGATCGCAAACTCAACGGCGACGCGGAAGTCAAAGCCGCTTAG
- the fabG gene encoding 3-oxoacyl-[acyl-carrier-protein] reductase, whose protein sequence is MRLEGKTAIVTGGSRGIGRAIVETLAREGAKVAFAYHSNSDAANALVDELKLQGQEALAIQANVADKSAADDAVNKVVEEWGKLDILVNNAGIVRDTLLARMTFEQWQEVIDTNLTGVFNFCQAAIGSMMSARSGRIVNMSSVASHYSNPGQSNYAASKGGIEGFTRCLATEYAKRGITVNAVAPGFIETEMTEAVRNAAEDQIKKHIPMRRLGQPEDIAKAVLFLVSEESTYVTGQVLTVDGGLTLGGL, encoded by the coding sequence ATGAGGCTCGAAGGGAAAACAGCGATCGTCACTGGAGGCAGTCGCGGAATTGGTCGGGCTATCGTGGAAACTTTGGCACGCGAGGGGGCGAAGGTTGCCTTCGCGTATCATTCCAATTCCGATGCTGCGAACGCATTGGTTGACGAACTGAAATTACAAGGCCAAGAAGCACTTGCGATCCAAGCCAACGTCGCTGATAAGTCGGCTGCCGATGATGCAGTCAATAAAGTTGTCGAGGAGTGGGGCAAATTGGACATTCTAGTGAATAACGCTGGAATTGTTCGCGACACGCTGTTGGCCCGGATGACTTTCGAGCAGTGGCAGGAAGTGATCGACACAAACTTGACCGGGGTCTTCAACTTCTGTCAGGCGGCCATTGGATCGATGATGTCCGCACGAAGTGGTCGCATTGTGAACATGTCGAGTGTGGCTTCCCACTACTCGAACCCAGGTCAATCAAACTACGCCGCCAGTAAAGGGGGAATTGAAGGGTTCACCCGATGCTTGGCGACCGAATATGCCAAACGTGGGATCACCGTCAACGCGGTTGCTCCCGGCTTTATTGAAACGGAAATGACTGAAGCGGTGCGAAACGCCGCCGAAGACCAAATCAAGAAGCACATCCCGATGCGACGTCTCGGTCAACCCGAAGACATCGCCAAGGCGGTGCTGTTCTTGGTGAGTGAAGAATCCACCTATGTGACCGGTCAAGTTCTCACCGTTGACGGTGGGTTGACCTTGGGTGGTCTGTGA
- a CDS encoding 3-keto-disaccharide hydrolase, whose protein sequence is MSKTLCSLFMFAILATSSCLVAAEKEEGFSPIFNGETLAGWQRLNGTAIYTVEDGCIVGRTNEASPNSFLCSMKEYGDFELKFEVKVDDALNSGVQIRSAAFGANPKYRVHGPQVEIATNGTAGFIYGEGLGTGWLSPDERRADAKKNAAFKKGEWNEYYVKAVGPHIQTWVNGVAIADLQDEKTEMMSGFIGLQVHGIGKRQGPYEVRWRNLRIKPLKPAK, encoded by the coding sequence GTGTCAAAAACGCTGTGCTCACTGTTCATGTTCGCAATTCTCGCGACTTCATCGTGCCTGGTTGCCGCCGAAAAAGAAGAAGGTTTTTCGCCGATTTTCAATGGGGAAACGCTCGCCGGTTGGCAACGACTCAACGGCACCGCGATTTACACCGTCGAGGACGGATGCATCGTCGGAAGAACCAACGAAGCGAGCCCGAACTCGTTCCTGTGCTCGATGAAAGAGTACGGCGACTTCGAGCTGAAATTCGAAGTGAAAGTGGATGACGCACTCAACTCGGGTGTGCAGATTCGTTCGGCGGCGTTCGGAGCGAATCCGAAGTACCGCGTGCATGGTCCACAGGTAGAAATCGCGACCAACGGAACCGCTGGCTTCATCTACGGCGAAGGACTGGGAACCGGTTGGCTGAGCCCGGATGAACGGCGAGCCGATGCGAAGAAGAATGCAGCATTCAAAAAGGGCGAATGGAACGAGTACTACGTGAAGGCTGTCGGACCGCATATTCAAACGTGGGTCAACGGTGTTGCGATCGCTGATTTGCAAGACGAGAAAACCGAAATGATGTCCGGCTTCATCGGTTTGCAAGTTCACGGAATCGGCAAACGCCAAGGCCCCTATGAAGTTCGCTGGCGTAACTTGCGGATCAAACCGTTGAAACCAGCCAAGTAG
- a CDS encoding 3-hydroxyacyl-ACP dehydratase FabZ family protein — translation MRFSLVDRILEHEPGRSITTIKNLSAAEEYLADHFPGFPVMPGVLMLESLVQTGAWFMRFEEGFRYSTILLKQTRAVRFNNFVTPGNTLEVTATFQKKSESEYTFKAEGRTRSIGGDDSTGTTVSAKLTLEQINLADRNADLAAVDEKNIQEAKQLWSRIGGTQLS, via the coding sequence ATGCGATTTTCACTCGTCGATCGGATTTTAGAGCACGAACCCGGTCGTTCGATCACCACCATCAAAAATCTATCGGCTGCCGAGGAATACTTGGCTGACCACTTTCCTGGCTTCCCTGTGATGCCCGGCGTTTTGATGTTGGAGTCGTTAGTCCAGACAGGTGCTTGGTTTATGCGGTTTGAAGAAGGATTCCGTTACAGCACGATCCTGTTAAAACAAACTCGTGCCGTGCGATTCAATAACTTTGTCACTCCTGGCAACACGTTGGAAGTGACTGCGACATTTCAAAAGAAGTCTGAGTCTGAGTACACATTCAAAGCCGAAGGGCGAACGCGGAGCATTGGTGGAGACGATTCCACCGGTACAACCGTGAGTGCCAAATTGACTTTGGAGCAAATCAACTTGGCAGATCGCAACGCCGATTTGGCTGCGGTCGATGAAAAAAACATTCAGGAAGCCAAGCAGTTGTGGAGCCGAATTGGCGGCACACAACTTTCGTAA
- a CDS encoding PilZ domain-containing protein — protein sequence MDEIEALHHRHVGQSSGAWWTRLPNIEFVKCKLDGIGPLTRVHPDMIADALLAVDGRPTTDEPLATSNTEHPPQKLIQDAEIAQPEAEIAQPEAEITQPEAEITQPEAEITQPEAEIAQGGNDWEPFVERRVLPRRTGNASVRVVRIPADSSLTSQQRNWELYGTSLRCELEEISLQSLVCLLGEPFSPGDTVYVRLENPRTHRTLDVPAEVARVRFVSGDDRWKVIFELQRSLTLSELQHFAYASEQPLPIGDLEEAQPDSSH from the coding sequence ATGGATGAAATCGAGGCCCTGCATCATCGGCATGTCGGCCAATCGTCCGGTGCATGGTGGACAAGGCTTCCCAATATCGAATTTGTGAAATGCAAACTCGACGGAATCGGCCCGTTGACACGAGTTCATCCCGATATGATCGCCGATGCACTGCTCGCGGTCGACGGTCGCCCGACAACGGATGAACCGCTCGCCACTTCGAACACAGAGCATCCCCCCCAGAAGCTGATTCAGGATGCGGAGATCGCCCAACCCGAAGCAGAGATCGCCCAACCGGAAGCAGAGATCACACAACCGGAAGCAGAGATCACACAACCGGAAGCAGAGATCACACAACCGGAAGCGGAGATTGCACAGGGCGGGAATGATTGGGAGCCGTTTGTCGAGCGTCGTGTCCTGCCGCGACGAACTGGCAATGCGAGTGTCCGAGTCGTTCGCATCCCGGCAGATTCGTCGTTGACCAGTCAGCAAAGGAATTGGGAACTCTATGGGACATCGCTTCGCTGCGAGCTTGAGGAAATCTCGTTGCAGAGTCTGGTCTGCCTGCTCGGGGAACCCTTCTCTCCCGGCGATACGGTATACGTTCGGCTCGAAAACCCGCGAACACACCGCACACTCGATGTGCCGGCAGAAGTGGCTCGTGTTCGGTTTGTCAGCGGTGACGATCGTTGGAAAGTCATCTTCGAGCTTCAGCGGTCGCTCACGTTGAGTGAGTTGCAGCACTTCGCTTACGCATCCGAACAACCGCTTCCCATCGGTGATCTGGAGGAAGCTCAACCGGATAGTTCCCATTGA
- a CDS encoding Dabb family protein, with product MLSHNVFFTLKDPSDHACEQLVAACHKYLKDHPGVVFFAAGTLNPDLDRPVNDRDFHVALHVVFDSRESHDAYQTVEAHLQFIDENKDSWASVRVFDSDVTG from the coding sequence ATGCTGTCACACAACGTGTTTTTCACTCTTAAGGATCCCTCGGACCACGCCTGCGAACAGTTGGTGGCAGCGTGTCACAAGTATCTGAAGGATCACCCCGGTGTCGTTTTCTTCGCCGCCGGGACTTTGAATCCAGACTTAGATCGCCCAGTGAACGACCGCGATTTCCACGTTGCCTTGCACGTGGTCTTCGATTCCCGTGAATCGCATGATGCCTACCAGACGGTCGAAGCACACTTGCAATTCATCGACGAGAACAAAGACAGCTGGGCGAGCGTTCGTGTCTTCGACTCCGATGTCACCGGCTGA
- a CDS encoding Nramp family divalent metal transporter, which yields MNPPQSKPSLLTIVGPGLLVAATGVGAGDLATGAFTGSKLGLAVLWAVVAGAFFKFVLNEGLARWQLATGETLLEGVIRRLGRFVGFIFLIYLVAWSFFVGSALMSACGVTFHAILPISDPQTDKIIYGIAHSLIAVGLVRWGGYRLFERVMSVCIGIMFVIVLATAVAIQPDWMAVLQGLTIPTIPRADGEGLAWTVALMGGVGGTVTVLCYGYWIREENRSGEEVLSVCRIDLAIGYAMTALFGIGMVILGSTIETDGKGASLVVHLADRLEEVLGNAGPTARIAFLIGAWGAVGSSLLGVWQSVPYLFADVMRLLRAGEQHPSEPVSTDSATYRWFLYALATIPAIGLFSNFQQVQMVYAIVGAMFIPILAIVLLILNSQSKWIGSRSRNSIATTIVLTVAVLAFAIAAGFEIHRKVLSLLEYWSLG from the coding sequence ATGAATCCACCGCAGTCGAAACCGTCACTTCTTACCATCGTCGGCCCAGGGTTATTGGTGGCTGCGACGGGTGTCGGGGCTGGTGACTTGGCCACGGGCGCATTCACAGGTAGCAAACTTGGTCTAGCGGTCTTGTGGGCAGTCGTTGCCGGTGCCTTCTTCAAATTCGTTCTGAATGAAGGTCTCGCACGATGGCAATTGGCAACCGGTGAGACACTCCTCGAAGGTGTGATACGTCGTCTTGGACGATTCGTCGGATTCATCTTCCTGATCTATTTGGTCGCTTGGAGCTTCTTCGTCGGCAGCGCATTGATGAGCGCCTGCGGCGTGACATTTCACGCCATTCTTCCGATTTCTGATCCACAGACCGACAAAATTATCTACGGGATTGCTCACAGTTTGATCGCTGTGGGGTTGGTTCGTTGGGGTGGATACCGCTTGTTTGAACGCGTGATGAGCGTGTGCATTGGCATCATGTTCGTCATTGTGTTGGCGACGGCCGTTGCGATTCAGCCTGACTGGATGGCGGTGCTACAGGGATTAACGATCCCCACCATTCCGCGGGCTGATGGCGAAGGACTTGCATGGACGGTCGCGCTAATGGGCGGCGTTGGCGGCACCGTCACCGTGCTGTGCTATGGCTATTGGATTCGCGAAGAGAACCGTAGCGGCGAAGAGGTGCTATCGGTTTGCCGGATCGACTTGGCAATCGGGTACGCGATGACGGCGTTGTTCGGCATCGGGATGGTGATCCTCGGGAGCACGATTGAAACCGATGGGAAAGGTGCCTCGCTCGTGGTGCATCTTGCGGACCGACTCGAAGAAGTGCTTGGAAACGCCGGTCCAACAGCTCGAATTGCCTTTTTGATTGGTGCCTGGGGAGCGGTCGGTAGCAGCTTACTCGGCGTATGGCAGAGCGTGCCGTATTTGTTCGCCGATGTCATGCGACTTCTGCGTGCGGGAGAGCAACACCCGTCCGAACCCGTCAGCACCGATTCAGCGACCTACCGTTGGTTCCTGTATGCCCTCGCAACCATTCCGGCGATCGGCTTATTCTCGAACTTTCAACAAGTTCAGATGGTTTATGCAATCGTCGGGGCGATGTTCATACCGATCTTGGCAATCGTCTTGCTGATTCTCAATTCACAGTCAAAATGGATTGGTTCGCGGTCGCGAAACTCAATTGCCACGACTATTGTGCTGACAGTGGCCGTGTTGGCATTTGCGATTGCAGCGGGCTTTGAGATCCATCGCAAAGTTCTCAGTCTGCTGGAGTACTGGTCGCTTGGTTGA
- a CDS encoding deoxyribodipyrimidine photo-lyase, translating to MATQLIQEERIQKLNDKPPRDGKYVLYWMQQSQRATFNHALEFAIRTANDRGDRLLVACGLMDDYPEANLRHYRFMLEGLQDVATDLESRGIAFVLQRGAPADVAIELAEDASVVVCDRGYLRHQKAWREQVAKDVDCEVWQVESDVVVPVEVASDKAEYAARTIRPKLAKHREKFLVELKTNPLKKDSLNLNVPGEDLSDLDTLLGRMKLDTSIGAVTKFFQGGTSQAKSILRRFRDQRLTDYDANRNQPQTNYVSHMSKYLHFGQISPVDVALTISDAKNHPDDDRDSFLEELLCRRELATNFVFYTSNYDSFSCLPSWAKTTLEEHKDDPREHVYTQKELEAAETHDPYWNAAMKEMRHTGYMHNYMRMYWGKKILEWTNTPQTAFRFALEINNKYFVDGRDANSFAGVAWVFGQHDQGWKERPIFGKVRYMAASGLERKCDIDGYVEKVEDLVNQATSTPAD from the coding sequence ATGGCAACGCAACTAATTCAAGAAGAACGCATCCAGAAATTGAACGACAAGCCCCCGAGAGACGGGAAGTACGTTCTTTATTGGATGCAGCAATCTCAGCGAGCGACTTTCAATCATGCGTTGGAATTCGCCATCCGCACGGCCAACGATCGGGGCGACCGATTGTTGGTCGCTTGTGGTTTGATGGACGACTATCCCGAAGCCAACCTTCGGCACTACCGCTTCATGCTGGAAGGCTTGCAGGACGTCGCAACCGACTTGGAATCTCGTGGTATTGCGTTTGTGCTTCAGCGGGGAGCACCGGCCGATGTGGCGATCGAGTTGGCTGAAGACGCATCTGTTGTTGTGTGTGATCGTGGGTATCTTCGTCATCAGAAAGCCTGGCGGGAGCAAGTCGCAAAGGACGTGGATTGCGAAGTTTGGCAAGTCGAGTCCGACGTGGTCGTGCCCGTTGAGGTTGCGTCCGACAAAGCCGAATACGCGGCCCGCACCATTCGCCCGAAGTTGGCCAAGCATCGGGAAAAGTTTCTCGTTGAACTAAAGACCAATCCGCTCAAGAAAGACTCACTCAATCTCAACGTCCCGGGTGAGGATTTGTCAGACCTCGATACACTGCTTGGCCGAATGAAACTCGATACGAGTATCGGAGCGGTGACGAAGTTCTTTCAGGGAGGAACTTCTCAAGCGAAGTCGATTCTTCGTCGGTTTCGGGACCAAAGACTCACCGACTACGACGCAAATCGCAATCAACCGCAGACGAACTATGTCTCCCACATGAGCAAGTATCTGCACTTCGGGCAAATCTCCCCCGTCGATGTTGCCTTGACGATCTCGGACGCCAAGAACCATCCCGATGACGACCGAGATTCTTTCCTTGAGGAGCTGCTGTGTCGTCGAGAGTTGGCCACGAATTTTGTCTTCTACACGTCCAACTATGATTCTTTCAGTTGTCTACCGAGCTGGGCGAAAACGACGCTTGAGGAACACAAAGACGACCCCCGAGAGCACGTCTACACTCAGAAAGAACTCGAAGCCGCCGAAACTCATGATCCTTATTGGAATGCGGCGATGAAGGAAATGCGGCACACCGGTTACATGCACAACTACATGCGAATGTATTGGGGGAAGAAAATTCTCGAGTGGACCAACACACCACAAACTGCATTCCGATTCGCTCTCGAAATCAATAACAAGTATTTCGTCGACGGTCGGGATGCAAACTCTTTTGCTGGTGTGGCCTGGGTGTTCGGCCAACACGATCAAGGTTGGAAAGAACGCCCGATTTTTGGCAAAGTCCGCTACATGGCGGCTAGCGGGCTCGAACGCAAATGCGATATCGATGGTTATGTTGAAAAAGTCGAAGACCTCGTCAACCAAGCGACCAGTACTCCAGCAGACTGA